In the genome of Sphingomonas alpina, the window ACCATGCGCGCGCGAATGCTCCAGCGCCCAGTCCATCAGCGTTTGGGCAACGCCCTGGCCCTGCCACGGGCCCAGAATATAGAATTGGTACAGCTCGATCGCATCGGGCCGCCATTCGCCCGGGAAGGTCACGGGACCCATTTTGACGAAGCCGATGATCTTGTCCCCTTCGAGCGCGAGCCGGACCGCGAAATCGGGATCGGACAGCTGCGAGGGCAGGCCGTTGGCGCCGAACGCCTCGTCGAGAAAGGCGGCAAGATCGGACTGGCGATAGAGCGTGCCGAACGTCTCCGTGAAGCTGCGCCGCGCCATGGCCGACAGGGCCGGGCCGTCGATGGTGCGCGCGTCGCGATAGGTGATGGCGGGTGGGGGAGCGAGATCGGTCATGATGTCCGCCATATGCCGTTGCGGCCGATCCCGCTACCGATCGCCTCGATTATGCGAAGCCCGCCGGTGCCGGCCAGGCCGGCGCGGTGACGGCGAGCGCCTTGAACAATGTGCCCATCGCGTCGGACCCGATCAGCCGGTCGCGATCGGCGGTAATGCCCGCCACGCGATCGGGGGCAGCCGCGCTCAAAGCTGCGGCGCGCGCGGCGATGCCCAGTGCGGAGAGCAAGGCGCCCTGATCGACCGGGCCGAACCGGGCAGCGCCTTCGGTCTGCGCGGCGGCGGCGAGCGTCGCCATGTCGACATGCGCGGTCAGATCATGCTCGCCGGGATTGTCGAACGGATTGACGAAGCCGTGCGCGCGCATTGCCTGCAGCGTGTCGCCGACTGCCGGGCCTTCATAGCCATAGTCGATGACCAATGCGGCACCGCCCTGCGCGACGATGCGCTGCGCCAGGTCGCGCATGATCGCAACGCTGGCGGGGGAAGTTTCGATGATCGACCCCGGCGGCGCCTCACGCAACTCCGCGGGCAGGATCGAATCGGGCACCTGCTTGCCGGCGATCGGCAGGAACAGCAGGTCTTGGCAGGCAATGAGCCGCTCGTGCCAGCCGCCGGTTGTGCGGACCAGCTGATGGATCGGCAGCGCATCGAAGAATTCATTGGCGATGACGACCAGCGGCCGGTCACCCGGCAGGGTCGAGACGCTGTCGTGCCAGATCGCCTGTGGCACCCGCTCTGCCTGCGCCTTGCGCAGGATCGGGCTGGTTTCGACGAAATGCACCGGCGGCGTCAGGCCGACGGTCGCCATTGCGCGCAATGCGTCGGCGGCGAGCGTGCCGCGCCCCGGGCCGAGTTCGATCCAGGCAATATCCGGCCGGCTGGCGCGGTCCCACAGATCGGCGCACCACAGGCCGACCAGCTCGCCGAACATCTGGCTGATTTCGGGCGCAGTGGTGAAGTCGCCCGCTGCGCCCAGCGGATCGCGCGTCGCATAATAATGCGCGTTCGCCGCGCCCATGAAATGTGCGAGCGGAATCGGCCCCGCCAGCGTGATGGCCCGGGCGAGCCGGTCGGGAAGGGGGGCATCTTCAATCATCGGAAAACCCCCTTCCG includes:
- a CDS encoding GNAT family N-acetyltransferase codes for the protein MTDLAPPPAITYRDARTIDGPALSAMARRSFTETFGTLYRQSDLAAFLDEAFGANGLPSQLSDPDFAVRLALEGDKIIGFVKMGPVTFPGEWRPDAIELYQFYILGPWQGQGVAQTLMDWALEHSRAHGAKEIILSVYVDNHRAHRFYERYGFRDIGRYAFRVGETVDDDNLMRLVL
- a CDS encoding class I SAM-dependent methyltransferase produces the protein MIEDAPLPDRLARAITLAGPIPLAHFMGAANAHYYATRDPLGAAGDFTTAPEISQMFGELVGLWCADLWDRASRPDIAWIELGPGRGTLAADALRAMATVGLTPPVHFVETSPILRKAQAERVPQAIWHDSVSTLPGDRPLVVIANEFFDALPIHQLVRTTGGWHERLIACQDLLFLPIAGKQVPDSILPAELREAPPGSIIETSPASVAIMRDLAQRIVAQGGAALVIDYGYEGPAVGDTLQAMRAHGFVNPFDNPGEHDLTAHVDMATLAAAAQTEGAARFGPVDQGALLSALGIAARAAALSAAAPDRVAGITADRDRLIGSDAMGTLFKALAVTAPAWPAPAGFA